Below is a genomic region from Melanotaenia boesemani isolate fMelBoe1 chromosome 19, fMelBoe1.pri, whole genome shotgun sequence.
TAATCTAAATAACACACTGTAATAGAAACCTAAAATAGATCTCAgtctaaaactaaatattaaataatattttttcaaattcaaattagtttacaaattttaaaaaagctaatttgattaaattgaaatattttctatttttttaaagattaaaagtctTGCATTTAGCTCAATTTAATGAACAGGTTTTGttggtttaaatgaaaaacctGGTCACACATTAGATGAATATCatgtcagaaagaaaaagaaaacaataaaaatcctGCAAAATGCAGAATTGACTAAAGTAAACCTCAAACAATAATGAAGCTGTAATAAATCGCATGACTGACAGTCTGTAATAACTCCTGTTGATGCAGTTTAAAGCGTAAACATTAGCAAACAGCGGTATGTTTACGGAGGAAGTCGGCCTTTGACTTATGAACTTTGGCacaaaacttgttttttctggttaaacatgcagaaagcaaaaaaaataaagtcatagCCAAGGGTCTTATAACAGGATTACAAGttcaagaaatatttattttaatctgccCAGTTATTAACTTTTTTCCTCTACTCTTCTTTCTCATCCCCCTCAGCTGACTGTGTGAAGCAGACGGTGAACAGTCATGGGGTGAGGGGACTTTACAGAGGTCTGAGCTCGCTGGTCTACGGATCTATACCCAAAGCAGCCGTCAGGTACTGCAGCTCGCACCCAAACACATGCTCGACCAGCGGAAATCTGGGCTGCTGGGACCAGATGGGAGATTTCAGCTGTAATGTTTAGTGAGACACAGTAAATAGATTATATCTGAATGTGTGATTCTTACTGTGAAGCACAGAGGGGGAGTTGTAATGGTCTGGAGGAGGCGACACTAAACCAACATGGCTATGCAGCATATTTGAGTTTGGTTATTTagaccatttttattttttgtgcaaaGAACAGCTGAGCTATTCCCACACATATTctggaaaataaatgtgaagCTCTCAATTTCACTCTTGTTAAAACAAGACCAGAAGTGAGGGAGCTACCCCCCTACGAGCTAAGACTGCTTGTAACGCTGCATCACATAAGCCACATGTGAAACAAAAGCTCTAGATtagaataaaatgtcatttaaaaataaaaatgggagGATTtcaataattaaatgaatagcATGCCTAATTGGCTGTTAATGCTATAAAATCCTTTTTGTCTTGCAGTTGCATCACCCTGCCAGCAGAGGGCGATAATGCTTCCAGTTTTCCGGCTACTGCATTACTTTTAGCCTTTAGCTGCAGATCTTCTGTTTTACTGGAAACTTTCACTGCAGCCTTAAATCCCCCAACTCTGAAAAAAGGAtctcagtctttttttctgtcctgactTGTCTCACAATCCCTGTAGCAGCAAAAAGTCCCATGGACTGACTTGTCTGTAGGGATTGGTGCCTTTTTCTGGGAATGACATCCCTAACTTTTTGATGCTCACCCACTCAGAGACTTTTCAGCACAGGAAAATCCAGCTGTTGTGCCTTTTGATGGCTAATACTATGGCTTGTTATGAATCTTTTATTCTCCGTCCCTCTGACAGGTTCGGGGTGTTTGAGTTCCTCAGTAATAAGATGCGGGATGAGAGCGGTAAGCTGGACAGCAAGCGAGGATTCCTCTGCGGTCTGGGGGCTGGAGTTGCCGAGGCCGTCTTTGTAGTCTGTCCGATGGAGACagttaaggtaaaaaaaaacatgagtaaAAGATCAGTTTTATTTCAAGGTTACACAAAACAGATGAGTCTGCTTCTGGAGATTGTGGTTCCCATGAGGATTTCACATTTTGAGAATAACTTTTTGATCCTCTGGGAttagacacacaaaaaaatcagcCTTTAATTTTTCTAATCTGGAGCTTTAGCTGTTTGAAGTGCTGCAGTAATGATAATAATCCCAGAGgctgaaaatacacaaaataacagctgatatgtacatttaaattagTTTGATGCTCAGGCCTTCTGCAGCTCTGAATGTTTAGTCTCTCTGTAATTAATCTTTGTTTCCATGTTCTTTTAGGTTAAATTTATTCATGATCAAACATCAGCAAACCCTAAGTACAGAGGATTTTTTCATGGGGTGAGGGAGATTATCAGATCTCAAGGTAATGATGTTGCCGCCTCCTGGTCCACCTCATCCACATGTGCAGAAGTCTTGATCCAaacctcatttctttatataattACATCAGTTTCAGATCCTGGTTTTCTATTGTAGCTGTTTTTTTCaggctggactgaaaatgactgagCCCCCaaagtccaaagaaaaactttgaaagacgtTCGGAAAATCATCAGAACTAATGATCAACACCATTTAACCAGATTAAAACAAAGCCTGGATGCTTGGAAGGATCATGTAAAGAAATGTGGGATGGAAGAgcttcatttattattttattgttatttattaaggaagataaatagaaacaaaataaactaaaagagagagaaactgaTACGTGATACAGTTATCATacatcatcatctttatcatTATATTATCATCATCGTCCgcctcatcctcatcatcctcatcatcctcatcattctcctcttcatcttcatcattatcatcatccttatcatcctcttcctcctcctaatcatcaccttcatcataatcatcatcatcattatagtGCGAAGAATTTGTAAAGTTGTTGATGAACagctgatttttattattattaaaatgtgtaagATGGgcctgtactttttttttttttttgcttatgtGATGTAGTtgaagggtgtttgtctgatgtgTCCTCAGGTCTGAAGGGGACCTATCAGGGCCTGACAGCCACTGTTCTAAAGCAAGGCTCCAATCAGGCCATCCGCTTCTATGTCATGACCTCCCTGAGGAACTGGTACAAAGGTAAGAGCAAACAAACCTCCACCGTCGCTGCATGAAAGCAAACATCCAGCTCATGAAGTAATCCCCTTTTGTTTCTCTTCCACCATGAAGGTGATGACCCCAACAAAACCATCAACCCTGTGCTAACTGGACTGTTTGGAGCCGTGGCTGGTGCTGCCAGCGTGTTCGGAAACACTCCGCTGGATGTCATTAAGACCAGGATGCAGGTCAGTTCAGGGACGTCTTTACTTTCTCGtctcatgtttttatctttatctaaGTGCATGTTTGTTCGTTAACAGGGTCTCGAAGCTCACAAATACAAAAGCACAGTGGACTGCGCCGTTCAGATCATGAAGCACGAAGGACCAATGGCGTAAGTGCACGTCAGGACTGGCGTACAGACCGGTTTTCTGTCTGTGGCGTGCTGCCGCCGTGTGGGGGAGGTGGATAGTCGGAAAATATTAGTTGGTTAGATGTTCAGTGTCACAGAAGCATCTATGTGTATGTAGGTTTTCCCAGCAGAACGTTGCACTATAACAACATCAGGAGTTTCCTACTGCCTGTTGTTTCAAAGTAAaatcttttatataaaaatagtaCATATATTAGTTATTACAGTACATATAAGTTTATGCTGCAAAATAATTTTCCCATTCTTATTGCCACAGCTTACTTGTAGCCGTTCCTTTTTCCCATATTTTCCAGTTTACATTCTGGTTTGGATGATTTAAATAATATAACCAGCTTTCTTAGCTTTTGATTGACATCTCACTGAGACTAGAGGAGCTTTATGTCATGTCCACGGGTCACTTGCAGAAGAGACTAAAATCAAGCACATagttcatgttttcatgaaagAAATAAGAAGATCAACCTTCTTCTTCTCAGGTTCTACAAAGGTACTGTGCCTCGGTTGGGTCGGGTGTGCATGGACGTGGCCATAGTCTTCATCATCTATGAGGAAGTCGTCAAGGTCCTGAACGTAGTTTGGAAGACGGACTGAGATGGACACCTCGGTGCTACAAGAGCAGGATTGTAACAGGCCATCAGCATCACTAAACAGGCCAAAGCCAGCCTCCTTAAATCCTGCTTTTAGGTTCTAATGTCTACCTCCAAGTATTTTCAGACAGAGTAAAAGGAAGGggttggttttattttagattttatttatagtgCAGCAAGAGTAGAAGCATTAtctgcacaaaaaaacaacaaaaagaagctgTAGGTTGCAGAATTACCGCTCACAgttgctcttttttctttgatttccaGGAGGGGAAAGTTCCTAAAGAGCTCAGGGAACGAACGATTAGAGAAATGGGAGCGCTGTCAGCACAAAGTAACGCTGTGTGCACTTGATCAAAGAGAAAGCGATGCCACATCCAACATAATGTGACTTAGACACCAGAGAAAAAGACATTATACTTAAAGAAGATGAATTACATCAGAAATATTCAACAGCCCTTTTTAGAAGTACTTGTTTTTCCCAATCGGTACCGATGGAATGATAAATATTCAGATGTCAGATGCTCCTGAAACACAATAACATTAAGAACTAAATGCCTTAAATCAAGATTGTCAAAATACTCTCAGTACAGATCATTTCATTAGATTGTACATATCTTATTTAGAAATGCACATTTCTTTAA
It encodes:
- the slc25a1b gene encoding tricarboxylate transport protein B, mitochondrial; this translates as MSEPNRFVSPFHRPRCLAAAAPAGKAKLTHPGKAILAGGIAGGIEICITFPTEYVKTQLQLDEKANPPKYKGIADCVKQTVNSHGVRGLYRGLSSLVYGSIPKAAVRFGVFEFLSNKMRDESGKLDSKRGFLCGLGAGVAEAVFVVCPMETVKVKFIHDQTSANPKYRGFFHGVREIIRSQGLKGTYQGLTATVLKQGSNQAIRFYVMTSLRNWYKGDDPNKTINPVLTGLFGAVAGAASVFGNTPLDVIKTRMQGLEAHKYKSTVDCAVQIMKHEGPMAFYKGTVPRLGRVCMDVAIVFIIYEEVVKVLNVVWKTD